Within Anthonomus grandis grandis chromosome 19, icAntGran1.3, whole genome shotgun sequence, the genomic segment gagaaaaactaagggacttatagcactttgaaaatgcgaaaaatcaatttcctttaaacccgaaaatagctatagaaacccctatcagtggcttattcccatcacctacatcacgaaaacaccggattataacggaattcgaccgaaacaagtggaattatagcactttgaaaattcggaaaaaaatcaatttttgacctcgtttttgagcccaaaaatgggccctaaaaatgcaagatctcagctaatatgagagctaagaccttgcggatggtctcgttcgattcagaaggacgaaactaagacaaaaccgttggaattttccagatagtgcctatagaagccgagatatcgacaaaaattgatttttttcgtatttgaactaactataccagcggctttttcccatcacctacaacacaaaaacaccgggttataatgagtttcgagaaaaactaagggacttatagcactttgaaaatgcgaaaaatcgatttcctttaaacccgaaaatagctatagaaacccctatcagtggcttattcccatcacctacatcacgaaaacaccggattataacggaattcgaccgaaacaagtggaattatagcactttgaaaattcggaaaaaagtccatttttgacactctcacgagatgtgNNNNNNNNNNNNNNNNNNNNNNNNNNNNNNNNNNNNNNNNNNNNNNNNNNNNNNNNNNNNNNNNNNNNNNNNNNNNNNNNNNNNNNNNNNNNNNNNNNNNcacatctcgtgagagttgcAGGGGTACCCCTGTGAAAAATCTCtcaaaagtagtttttaattttttttgggaaaactgttGTCCCAAGAGAAAAACTCTCTGAATGAAAGTTGTAGGGCCTTAAAGGGGctacaatttgcaaaatattttgagcATCCATGTGccatagttttcgagaaattttgaaaaaactgattttcgtatttttttaattttctcgaaaactgtggggaaaattaaagtttttattgttGCACTAATATCTACTGAAGAGTGCCTAAAAAAAAGCTAGAATACCTTTTTACCCTAACTTTCATAATAAGGGAGCTACAgcggatttttgaaaaattgctaattttttgggccaaaaaatttcaaaaaaataaaattttaaaaattgaaaaaataaaattaccaaaagGTGCAGCATTGAAATAGCAACAAAAAACCCTTATAacacatttttgtaaatatcacagtaatggcacaaaaaattattttttgaaaatgtcctaaattaaaaactcaaaaaatcggCTTCgaactcgttttttttttgagttttgtcgtttttatttatggcaaatttgtataaataagttttgaatagtttaacagggccaaaatagaaatttaaaaaaaaattgattttttccaaaaactgcaGGGGTACCTGTGAAAAATCTCTCAAaagtggtttttaattttttttgagaaaactgttGGTCCAAAAGAAAAACTGTCTGAATGAAAGTTTTAGGGCCTTAAAGGGGCTAcgatttgcaaaatattttgagcATCTATGTAccatagttttcgagaaattttgaaaaaactaattttcatatttttccaattttctcgaaaactatggggaaaataaaagtttttattgttgCACTAATATCTACTGAAGAGTACCTAAAAAAAAGCTAGAATACCTTTTTGCCCTAAATTGAATAATAAGGGAGCTACAgcggatttttgaaaaattgctaattttttgggccaaaaaatgtcaaaaaaataaaattttgaaaattgaaaaaataaagttaccaAAAGGTGCAGCATtaaaatagcaacaaaaaacCCTTACAacacatttttctaaatatcacagtaatggcacaaaaaattattttttgaaaatgttataaataaaaactcaaaaaatcggCTTCGAACTcgttttttttggagttttgtcgtttttatttatggcaaatTAGTATAAATAAGTTTTGAATAGTTTAACAAGGCCAAAataggaatttcaaaaaaatttattttttccaaaaactgcaGGGGGTACCCCTGTGAAAAATCTCTCAAaagtggtttttaattttttttgggaaaactgttGTCCCAAGAGAAAAACTGTCTGAATGAAAGTTTTAGGATTTTAAAGGGGctacaatttgcaaaatattttgagcATCTATGTAccatagttttcgagaaatttgaaaaaactaattttcatattttttcaattttctcgaaaactattgaaaaaataaaagattttattgtTGCACTAACATCTACTGAAGAGTACCTAAAAAAAAGCTAGAATACTTTTTTGCCCTAACTTTCATAATAAGGGAGCTACAGcgggtttttgaaaaattgctaattttttggaccaaaaaatttcaaaaaaataaaattttgaaaattgaaaaaataaaattaccaaaagGTGCAGCattaaaataacaacaaaaaaccCTTATAACACATTTTTCTAAATCTCACAGTAATggcacaaaaaataattttttgaaaatgtcataaataaaaactcaaaaaatcggCTTCGAActcgtttttttttgagttttgtcgTTTTCATTTATGGcaaatttgtataaataaagttttgaatAATTCAACAGGGTTAAAataggaatttcaaaaaaatagattttttccaaaaactgcaGGGGTACCCCTGTGAAAAATCTCTCAAaagtggtttttaattttttttgggaaaactgttGTTCCAAGAGAAAAACTGTCTGAATGAAAGTTTTAGGGCCTTAAAGGGGctacaatttgcaaaatattttgagcATCTATGTAccatagttttcgagaaattttgaaaaaactaattttcatattttttcaattttctcgaaaactatggggaaaataaaagtttttattgttacaCTAATATCTACTGAAGAGAACCTAAAAAAAAGCTAGAATACTTTTTTGCCCTAACTTTCATAATAAGGGAGCTACAGcgggtttttgaaaaattgctaattttttggaccaaaaaatttcaaaaaaataaaattttgaaaattgaaaaaataaaattaccaaaagGTGCAGCattaaaataacaacaaaaaaccCTTATAACACATTTTTCTAAATCTCACAGTAATggcacaaaaaataattttttgaaaatgtcataaataaaaactcaaaaaatcggCTTCGAActcgtttttttttgagttttgtcgTTTTCATTTATGGcaaatttgtataaataaagttttgaatAATTCAACAGGGTTAAAataggaatttcaaaaaaatagattttttccaaaaactgcaGGGGTACCCCTGTGAAAAATCTCTCAAaagtggtttttaattttttttgggaaaactgttGTTCCAAGAGAAAAACTGTCTGAATGAAAGTTTTAGGGCCTTAAAGGGGctacaatttgcaaaatattttgagcATCTATGTAccatagttttcgagaaattttgaaaaaactaattttcatattttttcaattttctcgaaaactatggggaaaataaaagtttttattgttacaCTAATATCTACTGAAGAGAACCTAAAAAAAAGCTAGAATACCTTTTTGCCCTAAATTGAATAATAAGGGCGCTAcagaggattttttaaaaatgtcaattttttgggccaaaaaatgtcaaaaaaataaaattttaaaaattgaaaaaataaacttaccaaAAGATGGAGCATtaaaatagcaacaaaaaacccttataacacatttttctaaaagtcACAGTAAtggcacaaaaaattttttttatgccatTACATTTTTGAAAGGGGTACCCCTAGGAAAAGTCTCTTAAaaatgagttttaattttttttgggcaaACTGTTGATCCaagaaaaaaagtgttttaattagAGTTGTAGGGCTTTCAGAGAGctacaatttgcaaaatattccATGCATCTATATGTCatagttttccagaaattttgaaaaaactgattttcatattttcccaattttctcgaaaactattggtaaaataaatgtttttattgcagCAATAGTTTCCATGTAAGGGTGTCTAAAAAAAAGCTGGAATACCTTTTTGCTCCAAATTGcataataaaggagctacagaggatttttgaaaaacagtccATTTTTGGgccaaaaattgtcaaaaaataaaaaaattttaaaaactaaaaaaaaaacatcaccAACACATAAAGCActaaaacaacaacaaaaaactcttacaaaacatttttctatCTACCCCCATACctccataaaaaatttattaagtcaaaataatcctaaaaacttctttaaaactCACTTTGCTGCTGCACTGAGTAAGGCAATTTCACCCCCGGGCACCCCGGGCCCCTTCTGGAAAGCCAACTCCGTACCCAGAGCCAACCTCGCCGTAACCGCTTGCAAATAATGCAACACCATAACCCCCGAATTATTAATGATATCCGGATTGGCCATGGTCACACTGGCCGTATAATCGTCCCCCCTATAATGCATGGTGAGCTGCCCCACTTGGAACTTGGAATTTTGCACTTGGGCCCCGAATTTCGCTTGTAACCTCGGCCTTAACTGGTGTATAATTGTGGCATTTAGGTTCCCGGTGGGATCGATATCACCCAGCAGGATGGGGTAGGCCTCGCTGGGGGAGATTTGTTTCGTTCCGACGTATGTGGCCCCAAATCTGTACCCGCTGGGTGTAACCGAACTCATGTTTATCGTGTGCGAGATCTGAAAGTGGTTGCTCAGGCCTCTGGTGAGCATTATTCGGCCTCCTTCGAAGCATGTGGGGAACACGTCTGAAAAGGAAATTGTTCACATAGCGAGCAGAAGTTTTTCTgattaaataaaacagtaaaagaGGTTccttgaaaataatatttaacaaattaattagtACATTATACACTACCTTAGAAAGGACTTAATTGTTAAAGGTTACATAAAAGGACTTAATGCACAGTAACTTAAGGTCAGAGAAGTGAGGTTATGTGGGTACTTACTTTTGCACTTAGTGTGAATTTCTTCCAGTGGTCCGGGGTTTTCTATGGTTTCTTCCTGGGGCGCTTGGAGGTCGGTGGGTTTTTTTTCGGGGAATCCGGGAGCCCCCGCGGAGGGAGGAGGCGGCGGCGGGGCCGAATAAGCTGCTTGTACATTGCCcatcttttattttatacactacttttaattattattagttattttaagtTAAGACACTGCACAGTGAGTTTGTGTGGTAACGGGCACCTTTCGGAGGGTtacttatgtaaaaataaaattagaaatttactGAAATTAGCGGAAATTCCCTGAAAAATCTCCAC encodes:
- the LOC126747201 gene encoding mitochondrial import receptor subunit TOM40 homolog 1-like isoform X2, translating into MGNVQAAYSAPPPPPPSAGAPGFPEKKPTDLQAPQEETIENPGPLEEIHTKCKNVFPTCFEGGRIMLTRGLSNHFQISHTINMSSVTPSGYRFGATYVGTKQISPSEAYPILLGDIDPTGNLNATIIHQLRPRLQAKFGAQVQNSKFQVGQLTMHYRGDDYTASVTMANPDIINNSGVMVLHYLQAVTARLALGTELAFQKGPGVPGGEIALLSAAAKYTTENYQVTGTVGVSGVHLCYYQKASKQLQIGVELEANNRIQESVASIGYQVDLPKSEVVFKGHVDSNWSVGAVLEKKLSPLPFTLAISGLINHQKNNFRVGVGVLIG